The following coding sequences are from one Epinephelus moara isolate mb chromosome 7, YSFRI_EMoa_1.0, whole genome shotgun sequence window:
- the LOC126392784 gene encoding INO80 complex subunit D isoform X5 produces MYEGKHIHFSEVDNKPLCSYSPKLCKQRRLNGYAFCIRHVLEDKTAPFKQCEYVAKYNSQRCTNPIPKSEDRRYCNSHLQVLGFIPKKERKKKHDALEEMRSRAHLESVALNITVPSLALKAPNGLDELPPSPPCSRLLPLPDGELLDPFAFYEDDTDGEEVGTPRKGSAIKKKLQSRLVLSQKLCHDTDLFQPPPEHFSPSPAPRVHPSSPLNTHLPRQQSGLLHPPQHSSVTSFIFPGQQQGLLCNPPPPQTVNFLPPGMPANAAPSPVQPSGPSLSRKMPFTATHLPVSCKDSGSNNQRHMVVMRPAAFSPSASCLARLQHLVQLCAKRHQEHGDLFPHLGLDWSEDSADDDDDEEEEAETFVPFQSSWRPQNGLEDDSGSSRRTRLLRLCSYLQEKYKHMCRQERASIRQKRYRYAFRKALLHAASNNPDCAGQLIQELRGASRSSSSPGSVSLYSVAPVRQQNTDTGTCTGSTKGQACNNRALPFTRHCFQHILLNRSQQLFASCTAKFADGQQCSIPVFDITHQTPLCEEHAKKMDNFLRGDGNRRVQHQQQQQRKPRKKTKPPALTKKHKKKRRRGPRRPQKPIPPALPQGNLGMPSTSLAMPSQASIRSPSTPELSTEELPDDITNDMADIPNDLELNQEDFSDVLPRLPDDLQDFDLFEGKNGDLLPTTEEAEELVRALQAMGSYPDSLVCLTSMGDLAPSEGVDHRAMTVFPGPVQPGGMGDLLNSRMPTENFTSLELEDNLLQSTGGHFPPSPPSQPANQPQTSGSNLTSSSSTVAPSTTSLLTQTSITERTFSRTHTSHVLAKSDAPTSSPQGSHYGSEHVPSPYSDHISSPHASSFQTDTPLLLEVPLSGVPGPPRSSWNNLPLPLTDPTQFGNLIGPESHLISTSLSTPPATTHSVTLQPMAALSAMPQSGLTGLTTSPAPSSSLPSSSHDLLTSTQPKQQLPQFSAAFGHQLASHSGIPKDVQPSHSSTAPPAGFSIVSATAASANSATPPFTQSK; encoded by the exons ATGTATGAAGGCAAACACATACACTTCTCAGAGGTGGACAATAAGCCGTTGTGCTCGTACAGCCCAAAGCTGTGCAAGCAGCGCAGACTAAACGGCTATGCTTTCTGTATCCGGCACGTTCTGGAGGATAAGACAGCCCCCTTCAAGCAATGTGAATATGTGGCCAAGTACAACAGCCAGCGTTGTACCAACCCCATCCCCAAGTCTGAGGACCGCag ATACTGTAACAGCCACCTGCAGGTTCTGGGCTTTATCCCCAAGAAGGAGcggaaaaagaaacatgatgctTTGGAGGAAATGCGCTCACGGGCTCACCTGGAGTCAGTGGCTCTCAATATAACTGTGCCCTCACTAGCTCTGAAAGCTCCCAATGGTCTAGATGAACTTCCGCCATCTCCTCCCTGTTCACGCCTGTTGCCCCTCCCTGATGGGGAACTCCTGGACCCTTTTGCCTTTTATGAGGATGACACAGACGGGGAGGAGGTGGGTACTCCTCGGAAGGGCAGCGCCATCAAGAAGAAACTACAGAGTCGGCTGGTGCTCAGTCAGAAACTCTGCCATGACACGGACCTCTTCCAGCCACCCCCTGAGCACTTTAGTCCCTCCCCTGCCCCCCGTGTCCACCCCTCCTCGCCGCTCAACACTCATCTCCCACGGCAGCAGTCAGGTCTCCTCCACCCGCCCCAGCACTCCAGCGTGACTTCCTTCATCTTCCCAGGACAGCAGCAGGGTTTATTATGCAATCCACCACCACCTCAGACGGTCAACTTTCTGCCTCCAGGGATGCCCGCTAATGCAGCACCCAGTCCAGTGCAACCCTCTGGGCCATCACTCAGCAGGAAAATGCCTTTCACTGCGACTCACTTGCCTGTCAGTTGCAAGGACAGTGGCAGTAACAATCAGCGGCACATGGTTGTCATGCGTCCTGCTGCCTTCTCACCTTCTGCCAGCTGCCTGGCCAGGTTGCAACATCTGGTGCAGCTCTGTGCCAAGAGACACCAGGAGCACGGAGACCTCTTTCCTCATCTAG GACTGGACTGGTCAGAAGACAGTgctgacgatgatgatgatgaagaggaggaggcagagacaTTTGTTCCTTTCCAGAGCTCCTGGAGACCACAGAATGG GTTGGAAGACGACAGCGGTTCCTCGCGGAGAACACGGCTACTAAGGCTTTGCTCGTACCTCCAGGAGAAATACAAGCACATGTGCAGGCAGGAGAGGGCGAGTATCCGTCAAAAGAGATACCGCTATGCCTTCCGCAAAGCCTTGCTGCACGCTGCCAGTAACAACCCCGATTGTGCCGGGCAGCTGATCCAGGAGTTACGTGGTGCCTCTCGAAGCTCCTCGAG TCCTGGGTCTGTGTCTCTCTACAGTGTGGCTCCAGTCAGGCAGCAGAACACAGATACGGGGACCTGCACTGGCAGCACAAAGGGCCAAGCCTGCAACAACAGGGCTCTGCCCTTCACTCGACACTGCTTTCAGC ACATTCTGTTGAATCGTTCCCAGCAGCTCTTTGCTAGTTGCACAGCCAAATTTGCAGATGGTCAGCAGTGCTCCATCCCTGTGTTTGATATCACGCACCAGACACCACTCTGTGAAGAGCATGCCAAAAAAATG GATAACTTCCTGCGAGGGGATGGTAACCGACGAgtgcagcaccagcagcagcaacagcgaaAGCCACGTAAAAAGACCAAACCACCGGCGCTcaccaaaaaacacaagaagaagaggaggagagggccgCGGAGGCCTCAGAAACCCATCCCTCCAGCGTTGCCACAGGGGAACCTGGGAATGCCTTCTACAAGCCTAGCAATGCCCTCACAGGCCAGCATCAG AAGCCCGTCGACTCCAGAACTGAGTACGGAGGAGCTTCCTGACGATATCACCAATGACATGGCAGACATTCCAAATGACCTTGAGCTAAACCAGGAGGATTTCTCCGACGTGTTACCCAGACTACCCGATGATCTGCAGGACTTTGACTTGTTTGAAG GTAAGAATGGGGATTTGTTGCCCACCACGGAGGAGGCTGAGGAGCTGGTGCGTGCGCTGCAGGCTATGGGCTCCTACCCGGACTCTTTGGTGTGCCTGACCTCCATGGGCGACTTGGCCCCATCTGAAGGAGTGGACCACCGCGCCATGACTGTGTTCCCTGGTCCGGTCCAGCCGGGGGGCATGGGGGACCTGCTCAACAGCCGCATGCCTACAGAGAACTTCACCAGCCTCGAGCTGGAGGACAATCTACTGCAGTCCACCGGGGGTCACTTTCCCCCCTCGCCGCCATCTCAGCCTGCTAACCAGCCCCAGACGTCGGGCTCCAACCTGACCTCATCTTCTTCTACAGTAGCCCCTTCCACCACCTCCCTGCTCACTCAGACCTCCATAACAGAGCGAACGTTTTCCCGGACACACACATCCCACGTGCTGGCCAAGTCGGATGCGCCCACGTCATCTCCCCAAGGCAGCCACTACGGCAGTGAGCACGTGCCATCCCCATACAGTGACCACATATCTTCTCCCCACGCCAGCTCCTTCCAGACAGACACCCCTCTATTGCTAGAAGTTCCTCTCAGCGGGGTGCCAGGACCCCCGCGCTCATCATGGAACaatctccctctccccctcacGGACCCCACGCAATTTGGCAATCTCATAGGACCAGAGAGCCATCTCATATCCACCTCTCTGTCCACACCGCCGGCCACCACCCACTCTGTGACGCTGCAGCCGATGGCTGCTCTCTCAGCGATGCCCCAGAGTGGCCTGACAGGTTTAACGACCTCCCCCGCCCCCTCGTCCTCCCTCCCATCCTCCTCACATGATCTTCTGACCTCCACACAGCCCAAGCAACAGCTCCCACAGTTCAGCGCGGCCTTTGGCCATCAATTGGCCTCCCACAGTGGCATCCCAAAAGACGTGCAGCCCAGCCACAGCTCCACAGCGCCCCCCGCTGGCTTTTCTATAGTTAGTGCCACCGCTGCAAGTGCCAACAGCGCCACACCACCTTTCACGCAAAGTAAATGA
- the LOC126392784 gene encoding INO80 complex subunit D isoform X4, with translation MEDDSRGPADVVKNKSHVMYEGKHIHFSEVDNKPLCSYSPKLCKQRRLNGYAFCIRHVLEDKTAPFKQCEYVAKYNSQRCTNPIPKSEDRRYCNSHLQVLGFIPKKERKKKHDALEEMRSRAHLESVALNITVPSLALKAPNGLDELPPSPPCSRLLPLPDGELLDPFAFYEDDTDGEEVGTPRKGSAIKKKLQSRLVLSQKLCHDTDLFQPPPEHFSPSPAPRVHPSSPLNTHLPRQQSGLLHPPQHSSVTSFIFPGQQQGLLCNPPPPQTVNFLPPGMPANAAPSPVQPSGPSLSRKMPFTATHLPVSCKDSGSNNQRHMVVMRPAAFSPSASCLARLQHLVQLCAKRHQEHGDLFPHLGLDWSEDSADDDDDEEEEAETFVPFQSSWRPQNGLEDDSGSSRRTRLLRLCSYLQEKYKHMCRQERASIRQKRYRYAFRKALLHAASNNPDCAGQLIQELRGASRSSSSVAPVRQQNTDTGTCTGSTKGQACNNRALPFTRHCFQHILLNRSQQLFASCTAKFADGQQCSIPVFDITHQTPLCEEHAKKMDNFLRGDGNRRVQHQQQQQRKPRKKTKPPALTKKHKKKRRRGPRRPQKPIPPALPQGNLGMPSTSLAMPSQASISPSTPELSTEELPDDITNDMADIPNDLELNQEDFSDVLPRLPDDLQDFDLFEGKNGDLLPTTEEAEELVRALQAMGSYPDSLVCLTSMGDLAPSEGVDHRAMTVFPGPVQPGGMGDLLNSRMPTENFTSLELEDNLLQSTGGHFPPSPPSQPANQPQTSGSNLTSSSSTVAPSTTSLLTQTSITERTFSRTHTSHVLAKSDAPTSSPQGSHYGSEHVPSPYSDHISSPHASSFQTDTPLLLEVPLSGVPGPPRSSWNNLPLPLTDPTQFGNLIGPESHLISTSLSTPPATTHSVTLQPMAALSAMPQSGLTGLTTSPAPSSSLPSSSHDLLTSTQPKQQLPQFSAAFGHQLASHSGIPKDVQPSHSSTAPPAGFSIVSATAASANSATPPFTQSK, from the exons ATGGAGGACGATAGCCGTGGTCCAG CTGATGTTGTCAAGAACAAGAGTCACGTGATGTATGAAGGCAAACACATACACTTCTCAGAGGTGGACAATAAGCCGTTGTGCTCGTACAGCCCAAAGCTGTGCAAGCAGCGCAGACTAAACGGCTATGCTTTCTGTATCCGGCACGTTCTGGAGGATAAGACAGCCCCCTTCAAGCAATGTGAATATGTGGCCAAGTACAACAGCCAGCGTTGTACCAACCCCATCCCCAAGTCTGAGGACCGCag ATACTGTAACAGCCACCTGCAGGTTCTGGGCTTTATCCCCAAGAAGGAGcggaaaaagaaacatgatgctTTGGAGGAAATGCGCTCACGGGCTCACCTGGAGTCAGTGGCTCTCAATATAACTGTGCCCTCACTAGCTCTGAAAGCTCCCAATGGTCTAGATGAACTTCCGCCATCTCCTCCCTGTTCACGCCTGTTGCCCCTCCCTGATGGGGAACTCCTGGACCCTTTTGCCTTTTATGAGGATGACACAGACGGGGAGGAGGTGGGTACTCCTCGGAAGGGCAGCGCCATCAAGAAGAAACTACAGAGTCGGCTGGTGCTCAGTCAGAAACTCTGCCATGACACGGACCTCTTCCAGCCACCCCCTGAGCACTTTAGTCCCTCCCCTGCCCCCCGTGTCCACCCCTCCTCGCCGCTCAACACTCATCTCCCACGGCAGCAGTCAGGTCTCCTCCACCCGCCCCAGCACTCCAGCGTGACTTCCTTCATCTTCCCAGGACAGCAGCAGGGTTTATTATGCAATCCACCACCACCTCAGACGGTCAACTTTCTGCCTCCAGGGATGCCCGCTAATGCAGCACCCAGTCCAGTGCAACCCTCTGGGCCATCACTCAGCAGGAAAATGCCTTTCACTGCGACTCACTTGCCTGTCAGTTGCAAGGACAGTGGCAGTAACAATCAGCGGCACATGGTTGTCATGCGTCCTGCTGCCTTCTCACCTTCTGCCAGCTGCCTGGCCAGGTTGCAACATCTGGTGCAGCTCTGTGCCAAGAGACACCAGGAGCACGGAGACCTCTTTCCTCATCTAG GACTGGACTGGTCAGAAGACAGTgctgacgatgatgatgatgaagaggaggaggcagagacaTTTGTTCCTTTCCAGAGCTCCTGGAGACCACAGAATGG GTTGGAAGACGACAGCGGTTCCTCGCGGAGAACACGGCTACTAAGGCTTTGCTCGTACCTCCAGGAGAAATACAAGCACATGTGCAGGCAGGAGAGGGCGAGTATCCGTCAAAAGAGATACCGCTATGCCTTCCGCAAAGCCTTGCTGCACGCTGCCAGTAACAACCCCGATTGTGCCGGGCAGCTGATCCAGGAGTTACGTGGTGCCTCTCGAAGCTCCTCGAG TGTGGCTCCAGTCAGGCAGCAGAACACAGATACGGGGACCTGCACTGGCAGCACAAAGGGCCAAGCCTGCAACAACAGGGCTCTGCCCTTCACTCGACACTGCTTTCAGC ACATTCTGTTGAATCGTTCCCAGCAGCTCTTTGCTAGTTGCACAGCCAAATTTGCAGATGGTCAGCAGTGCTCCATCCCTGTGTTTGATATCACGCACCAGACACCACTCTGTGAAGAGCATGCCAAAAAAATG GATAACTTCCTGCGAGGGGATGGTAACCGACGAgtgcagcaccagcagcagcaacagcgaaAGCCACGTAAAAAGACCAAACCACCGGCGCTcaccaaaaaacacaagaagaagaggaggagagggccgCGGAGGCCTCAGAAACCCATCCCTCCAGCGTTGCCACAGGGGAACCTGGGAATGCCTTCTACAAGCCTAGCAATGCCCTCACAGGCCAGCATCAG CCCGTCGACTCCAGAACTGAGTACGGAGGAGCTTCCTGACGATATCACCAATGACATGGCAGACATTCCAAATGACCTTGAGCTAAACCAGGAGGATTTCTCCGACGTGTTACCCAGACTACCCGATGATCTGCAGGACTTTGACTTGTTTGAAG GTAAGAATGGGGATTTGTTGCCCACCACGGAGGAGGCTGAGGAGCTGGTGCGTGCGCTGCAGGCTATGGGCTCCTACCCGGACTCTTTGGTGTGCCTGACCTCCATGGGCGACTTGGCCCCATCTGAAGGAGTGGACCACCGCGCCATGACTGTGTTCCCTGGTCCGGTCCAGCCGGGGGGCATGGGGGACCTGCTCAACAGCCGCATGCCTACAGAGAACTTCACCAGCCTCGAGCTGGAGGACAATCTACTGCAGTCCACCGGGGGTCACTTTCCCCCCTCGCCGCCATCTCAGCCTGCTAACCAGCCCCAGACGTCGGGCTCCAACCTGACCTCATCTTCTTCTACAGTAGCCCCTTCCACCACCTCCCTGCTCACTCAGACCTCCATAACAGAGCGAACGTTTTCCCGGACACACACATCCCACGTGCTGGCCAAGTCGGATGCGCCCACGTCATCTCCCCAAGGCAGCCACTACGGCAGTGAGCACGTGCCATCCCCATACAGTGACCACATATCTTCTCCCCACGCCAGCTCCTTCCAGACAGACACCCCTCTATTGCTAGAAGTTCCTCTCAGCGGGGTGCCAGGACCCCCGCGCTCATCATGGAACaatctccctctccccctcacGGACCCCACGCAATTTGGCAATCTCATAGGACCAGAGAGCCATCTCATATCCACCTCTCTGTCCACACCGCCGGCCACCACCCACTCTGTGACGCTGCAGCCGATGGCTGCTCTCTCAGCGATGCCCCAGAGTGGCCTGACAGGTTTAACGACCTCCCCCGCCCCCTCGTCCTCCCTCCCATCCTCCTCACATGATCTTCTGACCTCCACACAGCCCAAGCAACAGCTCCCACAGTTCAGCGCGGCCTTTGGCCATCAATTGGCCTCCCACAGTGGCATCCCAAAAGACGTGCAGCCCAGCCACAGCTCCACAGCGCCCCCCGCTGGCTTTTCTATAGTTAGTGCCACCGCTGCAAGTGCCAACAGCGCCACACCACCTTTCACGCAAAGTAAATGA